Within the Peptococcus niger genome, the region CAATTGGCTCAGGTATAGGACATTTCGTATTTACAATCCAACGGCAACAAAAAATTAAATGAGCAGCAACAGAAGCAAACCCGAAATAGGGCAGATAAAGCGATAAAAGACAGGGGAAATCTTGTCACAAGGTCACCGGTGAACACAGCCACCAAGCCTTCCGGAGTCGGGGGAGCTTGGTGGCTGTGCTGATTTTGTTTGATAAGCGCGGGAGCGGTTATATATGAATTTGCAGTATTGTGCTAGGTTGTGCGGTCAATAAAAAGTATTTGACAGTTTGTCATGGAAAGATGTGATGAAATGCGGTTTATTTCTTGGAATATTGATTCACTCAATGCGGCTTTAACCGGGTCGTCTGCTCGGGCGGAGCTTTCACGGGCGGTGCTGGACACCATCCAAGAGGCAAATGCGGATGTTATTGCCATTCAGGAGACAAAGCTCTCGGCGACAGGTCCGACGGCCAAGCACCGGGAAGCCCTGGCCAATCTTTTTCCGGATTATACTTATGCCTGGGTTAGCTCTCAAGAACCGGCTCGCAAGGGGTATGCAGGCAATATGGTCCTTTATAAAGAGACCCTTTCGCCTAAGGTCTCCTACCCGACTATTGGGGCCCCGGTGCCCATGGACTTGGAAGGCCGGTTGATTACTTTAGAATTTGAGGACTTTTACTTTAACCAGGTTTATACGCCCAATGCAGGCAACGGCTTGGTTCGCTTATCGGAACGGCAAGTCTGGGATGAAAAATATGCGGCCTACCTGTCTAACTTGGATCAAGAAAAACCGGTGATTGCCACGGGGGATTTTAATGTGGCCCACCGGGAGATTGATTTGGCCAATCCAGCAGCCAATCGACGGTCGCCGGGCTTTACCGATGAAGAACGGGAAGGCTTTTCAGCGCTTTTAGACCAGGGCTTCATAGATTCTTTTCGCCACCTGCATGGGGATGTCACTGGGGCCTACACCTGGTGGGCGCAACGGGTTAAGACCAGCAAAATTAACAATTCCGGCTGGAGAATTGATTACTTCCTGGTTAGTGACCGCTTGAAGCAGCAGATCATAGCCTCTGAAATGATTTCTTCAGGTGACCGGCAAGACCATACGCCGATTCTTTTAGATATCCGCCAATAAATGGTCGGTGGTAATGAGAAAGGGAGGCCCTTATGGCAGATAAACAGTTACCTTTTGTTTTAATTGGATACCGCAAATGCTCCACCTGCCGTGCGGTTGAAAAGCTTCTCCAGTCCAAGGGGATAGACTACCGGTATCGGCCCATTGATACGGAGACGCCGACAGCTGAAGAACTGAAGCAGTGGCAAGGCCACTCCGGGCTGGCCATTAAAAAATTCTTTAACACGTCCGGGCGCATTTATCGCGAAAGAAAGCTTAAAGACGTCCTGCCTACCTTAGCGGATGAGGCCGCCTTTGCCCTTTTGGCTTCAGAAGGGATGCTGATCAAACGACCGATTTTACTGGCGGGCGCATCGGTCTACGTCGGTCGGCAGGTTAAGGAGTATCTTGAAGGCCTTTAGGCTGGGACCGGTTTTTCGTAAGGTGCCTTAAAATAGGACCAAGGGTTGGAAAATTTA harbors:
- a CDS encoding exodeoxyribonuclease III is translated as MRFISWNIDSLNAALTGSSARAELSRAVLDTIQEANADVIAIQETKLSATGPTAKHREALANLFPDYTYAWVSSQEPARKGYAGNMVLYKETLSPKVSYPTIGAPVPMDLEGRLITLEFEDFYFNQVYTPNAGNGLVRLSERQVWDEKYAAYLSNLDQEKPVIATGDFNVAHREIDLANPAANRRSPGFTDEEREGFSALLDQGFIDSFRHLHGDVTGAYTWWAQRVKTSKINNSGWRIDYFLVSDRLKQQIIASEMISSGDRQDHTPILLDIRQ
- a CDS encoding ArsC/Spx/MgsR family protein; translation: MADKQLPFVLIGYRKCSTCRAVEKLLQSKGIDYRYRPIDTETPTAEELKQWQGHSGLAIKKFFNTSGRIYRERKLKDVLPTLADEAAFALLASEGMLIKRPILLAGASVYVGRQVKEYLEGL